One Malania oleifera isolate guangnan ecotype guangnan chromosome 9, ASM2987363v1, whole genome shotgun sequence DNA segment encodes these proteins:
- the LOC131163429 gene encoding uncharacterized mitochondrial protein AtMg00810-like, whose amino-acid sequence MKDLGLPLHYFFGIKVAYSPKGYLLSQSKYVAVILDRARLTDSRTVDTPLKVNARYTPTDGVPLPGPTLYHTIVGNLVYLTITCPDIAYVVHIVSHFASPIFVHWSTVLRILQYRGVLYQSLFFSSTSSLKLCAHSNAYWATCPTG is encoded by the coding sequence atgaaagatttgggGCTGCCACTCCACTACTTCTTTGGAATTAAAGTAGCCTACTCCCCCAAAGGTTACTTGCTCTCCCAATCAAAGTATGTTGCAGTTATTCTTGATCGCGCTCGTCTCACTGATAGTCGGACTGTTGATACTCCTCTTAAGGTTAATGCTCGCTACACTCCCACTGATGGTGTTCCCCTACCTGGTCCCACCTTGTATCATACTATTGTTGGTAATTTGGTCTATCTGACTATTACTTGCCCAGATATTGCTTATGTTGTCCACATCGTGAGTCATTTTGCTTCACCTATATTTGTGCATTGGTCAACTGTTTTGCGCATCTTGCAATATCGAGGGGTTCTCTATCAGAGTCTTTTCTTCTCTTCGACCTCGTCGTTGAAGCTTTGTGCCCACTCTAATGCATATTGGGCTACTTGTCCTACTGGTTGA